From one Streptomyces sp. Q6 genomic stretch:
- a CDS encoding TetR/AcrR family transcriptional regulator, translating to MCGVTSVRADANRRRILDVALAELLRDPEASMDQIARAAGVVRRTVYGHFPSRDALVGALVDDAAQAVAEAHRAGREGIADPAEAVARSILSVWPIADRYRLLVNLAQRSVAMEGIRQRLTPVRHECVRLVQQGLDNGEFTSPLSAEALAYVHEQVLFGLMEAVNDGALPAADAGRAAVVTVLASVGYPTKDAERLAAESV from the coding sequence ATGTGCGGCGTGACTTCTGTACGGGCCGATGCCAACCGCCGCCGCATCCTCGACGTGGCACTCGCCGAGTTGCTGCGTGATCCCGAGGCGTCGATGGACCAGATCGCCCGCGCCGCGGGGGTGGTGCGCCGCACGGTGTACGGCCATTTCCCGAGCCGGGACGCGCTGGTCGGCGCCTTGGTCGACGACGCGGCGCAGGCGGTCGCCGAGGCGCATCGCGCCGGCCGCGAGGGGATCGCCGATCCGGCGGAGGCGGTGGCCCGCTCGATCCTGTCGGTCTGGCCGATCGCGGACCGCTACCGGCTTCTGGTGAATCTGGCCCAGCGCAGTGTCGCCATGGAGGGCATCAGACAGCGCCTCACGCCGGTCCGCCACGAGTGCGTCCGCCTGGTCCAGCAGGGCCTGGACAACGGCGAGTTCACGTCGCCACTCTCGGCGGAGGCTCTGGCGTACGTCCATGAACAGGTGCTGTTCGGCTTGATGGAGGCCGTCAACGACGGAGCCCTCCCGGCGGCGGACGCGGGTCGCGCGGCGGTCGTCACGGTGCTCGCTTCGGTCGGCTATCCGACGAAGGACGCGGAACGGCTGGCCGCAGAGTCGGTCTGA
- a CDS encoding MFS transporter encodes MRLVMNEPVDTMDRPYARRWWALLVLCLSLLIIVMANTALTVAAPDMTQDLGLSSADLQWVIDGYTVPYAALMLLLGAIGDKYSRRGALILGLLVFGGGAISGSLVDSSGGVIAARAVMGVGAAMIMPATLSLLAATFPRAERAKAIVLWTATAGLAIAAGPLVAGALLRSHGWASTFLINVPVAAVAIVGALVLVPPSKAARHGRIDYVGGLLSVVWVGALVYMIIEGPHFGWGVKAISAAVVAGLALVGFVVWELRHPRPVLDVRRFADRRFAGSNLAVALFFLAVFGAFYYLTQHLQFVLGYDAWETGVRMLPLAGAVFVGSALTGYLTPRIGMKITVTAGMVGGTAALALLTRVDAGSAYGDFVLPLVILGLAIGLALSPCTDAIMGAFPESELGVGGAVNDTSLELGGSLGIAILGSVLAGSYSSHLSDAASGTKLPGDALATAQDSVGAGYAVAQRIGEQAHKVAEQAAGASDPQQAAQLKAQAGQLADGARTMVDAVGSSFSDAVAHTSVIGAVILGVGTVVVGVLLPGKGRGAGSGSAEEAGAAEREPVDSGV; translated from the coding sequence ATGCGCCTCGTCATGAACGAGCCGGTCGACACGATGGACCGGCCGTACGCCCGCCGCTGGTGGGCGCTGCTCGTGCTCTGTCTGAGCCTTTTGATCATCGTGATGGCCAATACGGCGCTCACGGTCGCGGCGCCCGACATGACCCAGGATCTGGGGCTGTCCAGCGCCGATCTCCAGTGGGTCATCGACGGCTACACGGTTCCGTATGCCGCGCTGATGCTGTTGCTGGGTGCCATCGGCGACAAGTACAGCCGGCGGGGCGCCCTGATCCTGGGGCTGCTCGTCTTCGGTGGTGGCGCCATCTCGGGGTCGCTCGTCGACAGTTCCGGCGGGGTCATCGCGGCGCGCGCCGTGATGGGTGTCGGGGCCGCCATGATCATGCCGGCGACGCTCTCGCTGCTCGCGGCGACGTTCCCGCGGGCCGAGCGGGCCAAGGCGATCGTGCTCTGGACCGCGACGGCCGGACTCGCCATCGCCGCCGGGCCGTTGGTGGCCGGAGCGCTGCTGCGCAGCCACGGGTGGGCGTCCACCTTCCTGATCAACGTGCCCGTCGCCGCCGTCGCGATCGTCGGCGCGCTGGTCCTCGTACCGCCGTCGAAGGCCGCGCGGCACGGACGGATCGACTACGTCGGCGGGCTGTTGTCCGTCGTGTGGGTCGGCGCGCTCGTCTACATGATCATCGAGGGGCCGCACTTCGGGTGGGGCGTCAAGGCGATCAGTGCGGCCGTCGTCGCCGGTCTGGCGCTGGTGGGGTTCGTGGTGTGGGAGTTGCGGCACCCGCGGCCGGTGCTCGACGTGCGCCGGTTCGCCGACCGGCGGTTCGCCGGGTCGAACCTGGCCGTCGCGCTCTTCTTCCTCGCCGTCTTCGGCGCCTTCTACTACCTGACGCAGCACTTGCAGTTCGTGCTCGGCTACGACGCCTGGGAGACCGGCGTACGGATGCTGCCGCTGGCCGGTGCGGTGTTCGTCGGCTCGGCGCTCACCGGGTACCTCACGCCGCGGATCGGCATGAAGATCACGGTGACGGCGGGCATGGTCGGTGGTACGGCGGCGCTCGCGCTGCTCACCCGGGTCGACGCCGGATCGGCGTACGGGGACTTCGTGCTGCCCCTCGTCATCCTGGGTCTGGCCATCGGTCTCGCCCTCTCGCCCTGCACCGACGCGATCATGGGCGCCTTCCCGGAGTCGGAGCTCGGGGTCGGCGGCGCGGTCAACGACACGTCGCTGGAACTCGGTGGCTCGCTCGGCATCGCGATCCTCGGGTCCGTGCTCGCCGGTTCGTACTCGTCGCATCTGTCCGACGCCGCGTCCGGTACGAAGCTGCCGGGTGACGCGCTGGCCACGGCGCAGGACTCGGTGGGCGCCGGGTACGCGGTCGCGCAGCGGATCGGGGAGCAGGCCCACAAGGTCGCCGAGCAGGCGGCCGGTGCGAGTGACCCGCAGCAGGCGGCGCAGCTCAAGGCGCAGGCCGGTCAACTCGCCGACGGGGCGCGGACGATGGTCGACGCGGTCGGCTCGTCGTTCTCGGACGCCGTCGCGCACACCAGCGTGATCGGGGCCGTGATCCTCGGCGTCGGCACGGTGGTGGTGGGGGTGCTGCTGCCCGGGAAGGGACGCGGCGCCGGTTCCGGGTCGGCGGAGGAGGCCGGTGCCGCGGAGCGGGAGCCCGTGGACAGCGGGGTCTGA